The following are encoded together in the Marmota flaviventris isolate mMarFla1 chromosome 18, mMarFla1.hap1, whole genome shotgun sequence genome:
- the Gys1 gene encoding glycogen [starch] synthase, muscle has product MPLSRTLSMSSLPGLEDWEDEFDLENTVLFEVAWEVANKVGGIYTVLQTKAKVTGDEWGDNYYLVGPYTEQGVRTQVELLEPPTAALKRTLDSMNSKGCKVYFGRWLIEGGPLVVLLDVGASAWALERWKGELWDTCNIGVPWYDREANDAVLFGFLTTWFLGEFLAQNEEKPHVVAHFHEWLAGIGLCLCRARRLPVATIFTTHATLLGRYLCAGAVDFYNNLENFNVDKEAGERQIYHRYCMERAAAHCAHVFTTVSQITAIEAQHLLKRKPDIVTPNGLNVKKFSAMHEFQNLHAQSKARIQEFVRGHFYGHLDFNLDKTLYFFIAGRYEFSNKGADVFLEALARLNYLLRVNGSEQTVVAFFIMPARTNNFNVETLKGQAVRKQLWDTANTVKEKFGRKLYESLLVGSLPDMNKMLDKEDFTMMKRAIFATQRQSFPPVCTHNMLDDSSDPILTTIRRIGLFNSSADRVKVIFHPEFLSSTSPLLPVDYEEFVRGCHLGVFPSYYEPWGYTPAECTVMGIPSISTNLSGFGCFMEEHIADPSAYGIYILDRRFRSLDDSCSQLTSFLYSFCQQSRRQRIIQRNRTERLSDLLDWKYLGRYYMSARHMALAKAFPDHFTYEPHEADATQGYRYPRPASVPPSPSLSRHSSPHQSEDEEEPRDGPLEEERYDEDEEAAKDRRNIRAPEWPRRASCTSSTGGSKRSNSVDTAPSSSISTPSEPLSPASSLGEERN; this is encoded by the exons ATGCCTCTAAGTCGCACTTTGTCCATGTCCTCACTGCCAGGACTGGAGGATTGGGAGGATGAGTTCGACCTGGAGAACACGGTGCTCTTCGAGGTGGCCTGGGAGGTGGCCAACAAGG TGGGGGGCATCTACACGGTGCTCCAGACGAAGGCGAAGGTGACAGGGGATGAGTGGGGCGACAACTACTACCTGGTGGGACCGTACACGGAGCAGGGTGTGAGGACCCAGGTGGAGCTGCTGGAGCCCCCAACCGCGGCCCTGAAGAGGACGCTGGACTCCATGAACAGCAAGGGCTGCAAG GTGTATTTTGGACGTTGGCTGATCGAGGGGGGGCCCTTGGTGGTGCTCCTGGACGTGGGGGCCTCAGCTTGGGCCCTGGAACGCTGGAAGGGAGAGCTCTGGGACACCTGCAACATCGGGGTGCCCTGGTATGACCGCGAGGCCAATGATGCCGTCCTCTTTGGCTTCCTCACTACCTGGTTCCTGGGTGAG TTCCTGGCCCAGAATGAGGAGAAGCCACATGTGGTTGCTCACTTCCATGAGTGGTTGGCAGGCATTGGGCTCTGCCTGTGTCGTGCCCGGAGGCTGCCTGTGGCCACCATCTTCACCACCCATGCCACTCTGCTGGGGCGCTACCTGTGTGCTGGTGCTGTGGACTTCTACAACAACCTGGAGAAT TTCAACGTGGACAAGGAAGCAGGTGAGAGGCAAATCTATCACCGCTACTGCATGGAACGGGCAGCAGCCCATTGTGCTCATGTCTTCACTACTGTGTCTCAGATCACCGCCATCGAGGCTCAGCACCTACTCAAGAGGAAACCAG ATATTGTGACCCCCAACGGACTGAATGTGAAGAAATTCTCTGCCATGCATGAGTTCCAGAACCTCCATGCTCAGAGCAAAGCTCGGATCCAGGAGTTTGTACGAGGCCATTTTTATGG GCACCTGGACTTCAACTTGGACAAGACCTTGTATTTCTTTATTGCTGGCCGCTACGAATTCTCTAACAAGGGGGCTGACGTCTTCCTGGAGGCATTGGCCCGGCTCAACTATCTGCTCAGA GTGAATGGCAGTGAGCAGACAGTGGTCGCCTTCTTCATCATGCCAGCTCGGACCAACAACTTCAACGTGGAAACCCTCAAGGGCCAAGCCGTGCGCAAACAGCTTTG GGACACTGCCAACACAGTGAAGGAGAAATTCGGGAGGAAGCTTTATGAATCCTTATTGGT GGGGAGCCTCCCAGACATGAACAAGATGCTTGACAAGGAAGACTTCACCATGATGAAGAGGGCCATCTTTGCCACACAG CGGCAGTCTTTTCCCCCTGTGTGCACCCACAATATGCTGGACGACTCTTCGGACCCCATCCTGACCACCATCCGCCGAATTGGCCTCTTCAACAGTAGTGCTGACAGGGTGAAG GTGATTTTTCACCCAGAATTCCTCTCCTCCACAAGCCCCCTGCTCCCTGTGGACTATGAGGAGTTTGTCCGAGGCTGCCACCTTGGGGTCTTCCCTTCCTACTATGAGCCTTGGGGCTACACACCCG CTGAGTGCACAGTTATGGGCATCCCCAGTATCTCTACCAACCTCTCCGGCTTCGGCTGCTTCATGGAAGAGCACATTGCAGATCCCTCAGCTTACG GCATCTACATCCTGGACCGTAGGTTCCGAAGTCTGGACGATTCCTGTTCGCAGCTCACCTCCTTCCTCTACAGCTTCTGCCAGCAGAGCCGGCGACAGCGCATCATCCAACGGAATCGCACGGAACGTCTCTCTGACCTTCTGGATTGGAAATACCTAGGCCGG TACTATATGTCTGCACGCCACATGGCGCTGGCCAAGGCCTTCCCAGATCACTTCACCTACGAGCCCCACGAGGCGGATGCG ACCCAGGGGTACCGCTACCCACGGCCAGCCTCGGTGCCGCCATCGCCGTCACTATCACGACACTCAAGCCCACACCAGAGTGAGGATGAAGAAGAACCTCGAGACGGGCCACTTGAGGAAGAGCGTTACGATGAGGATGAGGAGGCTGCTAAAGACCGGCGCAACATCCGTGCACCCGAGTGGCCTCGCCGGGCCTCCTGCACCTCCTCTACGGGCGGGAGCAAGCGCAGCAACTCAGTGGACACTGCGCCCTCCAGCTCAATCAGCACGCCCAGTGAGCCCCTCAGCCCCGCCAGCTCACTGGGTGAGGAGCGCAACTAA